In the Chroococcidiopsis sp. SAG 2025 genome, one interval contains:
- a CDS encoding molybdopterin-binding protein, protein MKISARNTLKATVKKVVPGAVNTEVTLELAPGVEIVAIITKSSADNLGLVEGKEAYAVVKSSDVMVAID, encoded by the coding sequence ATGAAGATTAGCGCCCGTAATACCTTGAAAGCAACTGTCAAAAAAGTTGTACCAGGAGCCGTTAATACTGAAGTCACGTTAGAACTTGCACCCGGGGTAGAAATAGTTGCAATTATTACCAAATCTTCCGCCGATAACCTGGGGCTTGTAGAAGGCAAGGAGGCTTACGCTGTCGTTAAATCATCTGATGTGATGGTTGCAATCGACTAG